The following coding sequences lie in one Arachis stenosperma cultivar V10309 chromosome 5, arast.V10309.gnm1.PFL2, whole genome shotgun sequence genomic window:
- the LOC130978988 gene encoding tryptophan synthase beta chain 1-like yields the protein MMTCKLQLGAFASSSNHYRQQGAPNKVSSCLMVATDDHQDTFYKTNLPTKLAKTYVPTMKPLLEKELQERNNNTDAPIINSGKFGRFGGKFVPETLVVCLSQLEAEFNKALHDESFKAELAESLKDFAGRETPLYYARRLSEYYKMNNNGKGPDIYLKREDLNHGGSHKMNNALAQAMIAKRMGRKSVVTATAAGQHGIATAAACAKLGLECTVFMAAKEMEKESSNVQLMKLLGAKVEGVNGSFKDAASEAFRCWVGEMENSYHLTGSAVGPHPCPTMVREFQSVIGRETRKQALEKWGGKPDVLVACVGTGSNALGLFHEFLQDKDVRLIGVEAGGCGLESGRHSSTLATGEVGVYHGALSYLLQDQDGQIIGPHSIAPGMEYPGVSPELSYLKETGRAEFCVATDQEALDAYERLCKLEGIFPSLEAAHALAILDNLVPTLCDGSKVVVNCSGCGDKDAAVVFDRKLFHGKF from the exons atgatGACATGCAAATTGCAGTTAGGGGCATTTGCTAGCAGCAGCAACCATTACAGGCAGCAGGGAGCACCCAATAAAGTGAGCTCCTGTTTGATGGTTGCCACTGATGATCATCAAGACACCTTTTATAAGACTAACCTCCCTACCAAGTTGGCCAAAACTTATGTGCCTACTATGAAACCCTTATTAGAAAAGGAGCTGCAAGAGAGGAATAATAATACTGATGCCCCCATCATTAACTCTGGTAAATTTGGTAGGTTTGGAGGCAAGTTTGTACCTGAGACACTTGTAGTTTGTTTGAGCCAGCTTGAAGCTGAGTTCAACAAGGCCCTACATGATGAATCTTTTAAG GCAGAGCTAGCAGAGTCATTAAAAGACTTTGCAGGGAGAGAGACGCCACTGTATTACGCGCGGCGGTTATCGGAGTACTACAAGATGAACAACAATGGAAAAGGCCCTGACATATacctcaagagagaagatctcaaccACGGTGGCTCCCACAAGATGAACAACGCTCTTGCACAGGCCATGATTGCCAAACGCATGGGTAGAAAGAGCGTCGTGACGGCCACCGCAGCTGGACAACACGGCATCGCAACCGCCGCAGCCTGCGCTAAGCTTGGTTTGGAATGCACAGTGTTCATGGCCGCCAAAGAAATGGAGAAGGAAAGTTCTAACGTGCAGTTGATGAAACTGTTAGGTGCTAAGGTAGAAGGGGTTAATGGAAGCTTCAAGGACGCAGCATCGGAGGCATTTCGGTGTTGGGTGGGAGAAATGGAAAACAGTTACCACTTGACGGGTTCGGCAGTTGGGCCGCACCCGTGCCCGACGATGGTGCGTGAGTTTCAGTCAGTGATAGGGAGAGAAACGAGGAAGCAAGCGTTGGAGAAATGGGGAGGGAAACCAGACGTGCTGGTAGCGTGCGTGGGGACTGGATCTAACGCTCTTGGTTTGTTCCATGAGTTCTTACAAGACAAGGATGTGAGGCTCATTGGTGTTGAGGCCGGTGGGTGCGGCTTGGAGAGTGGGAGACACTCTTCCACACTCGCCACTGGTGAAGTGGGTGTGTACCATGGAGCCCTCAGCTACCTCTTGCAGGATCAGGATGGACAAATTATTGGACCACACTCCATTGCCCCTGG GATGGAGTATCCAGGAGTTAGTCCTGAGTTGAGTTACCTAAAAGAAACCGGACGCGCCGAATTCTGCGTTGCAACTgatcaagaagctcttgatg CTTATGAAAGATTATGCAAATTGGAAGGCATATTTCCATCATTGGAGGCTGCTCATGCATTGGCTATCTTAGATAATCTGGTCCCTACTTTATGTGACGGCAGCAAGGTCGTTGTAAACTGCAGTGGTTGTGGAGATAAGGATGCAGCTGTAGTCTTTGATCGCAAATTATTTCATGGAAAATTTTAA